One genomic region from Caballeronia sp. M1242 encodes:
- a CDS encoding TetR/AcrR family transcriptional regulator produces the protein MTKSHDHDPLAPERASSARSPLQARGRARIESVLDATADLIVEKGLAGVTMHGVARSAQTPIGSMYHFFPDRESLLSALWDRHKAAMGEIDDALDKIDTETWRTLSSEAVIDRIMTPYITYLEQHPDCLILMSVMPHDDKTKRESGTLRKVIDVRMASVKPAERALYVDMLRALASGALAIKLRPAMGDVQLAKRYLREVKRALAAYLAVVEASVSG, from the coding sequence ATGACGAAGTCACACGATCACGACCCGCTTGCGCCTGAACGCGCCAGCAGCGCGCGTTCGCCATTGCAGGCGCGCGGGCGCGCGCGCATCGAGTCGGTGCTCGACGCGACGGCCGATCTGATTGTGGAGAAAGGTCTCGCGGGCGTGACCATGCATGGCGTGGCACGCAGCGCGCAGACGCCGATCGGCTCGATGTATCACTTCTTTCCGGACCGCGAGAGTCTGTTGAGCGCGCTTTGGGATCGACACAAGGCAGCGATGGGCGAGATCGACGACGCGCTCGATAAGATCGATACCGAGACGTGGCGCACGTTGTCGTCGGAGGCGGTGATCGACCGCATCATGACGCCTTACATCACGTATCTGGAGCAGCACCCTGACTGCCTCATCCTTATGTCGGTCATGCCGCACGACGACAAGACCAAGCGCGAGTCCGGCACGCTCAGAAAGGTGATCGACGTGCGCATGGCGAGCGTGAAGCCCGCCGAGCGCGCGCTTTACGTCGACATGTTGCGCGCGCTCGCGAGCGGCGCGCTCGCCATCAAGCTGCGTCCCGCGATGGGCGACGTGCAACTCGCGAAGCGTTATCTGCGCGAGGTCAAGCGGGCGCTGGCGGCCTATCTCGCCGTGGTGGAAGCGTCGGTGTCGGGCTGA